A window of the Mesoplasma florum L1 genome harbors these coding sequences:
- a CDS encoding Asp-tRNA(Asn)/Glu-tRNA(Gln) amidotransferase subunit GatC: MKDKKYYQELAQDSMLRFSDAEIEEIVAKQEDLKKEFEKVLKIDTRNVKPLFYPYDDIHSYLREDEETTTIDQTIILSNAPTSEGDFVTIKKVVK, encoded by the coding sequence ATGAAAGATAAAAAGTATTATCAAGAGTTAGCTCAAGATTCAATGTTAAGATTTTCAGATGCGGAAATTGAAGAGATTGTAGCTAAACAAGAAGATTTAAAAAAAGAATTTGAAAAAGTATTAAAAATCGATACAAGAAATGTTAAACCACTATTTTATCCTTATGATGACATTCATTCATATTTAAGAGAAGATGAAGAAACAACAACTATAGATCAAACAATAATATTGTCAAATGCACCAACTTCAGAGGGTGATTTTGTCACAATCAAAAAGGTGGTTAAATAA
- a CDS encoding amidase family protein — translation MNYKNLSILELHNKIINKEITILELTNAVISEANKVKSSNAINKMNEENAIAFSKEMEKVLNTNSLLYGIPYFAKDNFATKGLETTSSSNILKGYIPPFNATSISKLEDKGAVLIGKAALDELGMGGVGLYSCNGIITNPADSNRIVGGSSSGSAYLVAKGIVPFATGSDTGDSIRKPASFNNIVGFKPSYGAISRYGLLPYSPSLDTVGFFTRNVEDMAIVCDATFGYDVKDATSHENKSIDMLNNISNINKSVKFGYIKKVIDDLNEKVKNSYYQLFETLKSKGYEVVEVQFNQELLDSLSAIYKMISFSESVSTNANLDGIKFGQRAAGSDYVEIITNSRTEGFGNEVKQRFLVGALNLNKENQTIYLNKAKQVRRLIVEELNRVFSKTDILIIPPTDNVAPLIEERKINVSPEKEYLSDILTLANFNGSPSITIPFVKEGKLGIGININAKPKEDLLCLQAAKLLEDIIGIKNEIVED, via the coding sequence ATGAATTACAAAAATTTATCAATTTTAGAATTACATAATAAAATTATTAATAAAGAAATAACTATTTTAGAATTAACTAATGCAGTAATATCTGAAGCTAATAAAGTTAAATCGTCTAATGCTATAAACAAAATGAATGAAGAAAATGCTATTGCTTTTTCTAAAGAAATGGAAAAAGTTTTAAACACAAATTCTTTATTGTATGGAATCCCTTATTTTGCAAAAGATAACTTTGCAACAAAAGGACTTGAAACAACTTCTTCATCTAATATTTTAAAAGGATATATTCCACCATTTAATGCAACTTCTATTTCAAAATTAGAAGATAAAGGAGCTGTTTTGATTGGTAAAGCTGCTCTTGATGAATTAGGAATGGGTGGGGTTGGACTTTATTCATGTAATGGAATAATAACAAATCCTGCAGATAGCAATAGAATTGTTGGTGGAAGTAGTAGTGGTAGTGCTTATTTAGTAGCAAAAGGTATCGTTCCATTTGCAACAGGTAGTGATACTGGGGATTCAATCAGAAAGCCGGCTTCTTTTAATAACATAGTTGGTTTTAAACCATCATATGGAGCAATTAGTAGATATGGTTTATTACCTTATTCTCCAAGTTTAGATACTGTTGGTTTCTTTACTAGAAATGTAGAAGATATGGCAATAGTTTGTGATGCTACTTTTGGTTATGATGTTAAAGATGCAACAAGTCATGAAAATAAATCTATAGATATGTTAAATAATATTTCTAATATTAATAAATCAGTTAAATTTGGATATATTAAAAAAGTTATTGATGATTTAAATGAAAAAGTAAAAAATTCATATTACCAGTTATTTGAAACTTTAAAATCAAAAGGGTATGAAGTAGTTGAGGTTCAGTTTAACCAAGAATTACTAGATTCATTATCAGCTATTTATAAAATGATTTCATTTAGTGAATCTGTTTCAACTAATGCAAACTTAGATGGTATTAAATTTGGACAAAGAGCAGCTGGTTCTGATTATGTTGAAATAATCACTAATTCAAGAACTGAAGGTTTTGGTAATGAAGTTAAACAAAGATTCCTTGTTGGAGCATTAAATTTAAACAAAGAAAATCAAACAATTTATTTAAACAAAGCTAAACAAGTAAGAAGATTAATTGTAGAAGAATTAAATAGAGTATTTAGTAAAACTGATATTTTAATTATTCCCCCAACTGATAATGTAGCTCCATTAATTGAGGAAAGAAAAATTAATGTAAGTCCTGAAAAAGAATACTTAAGTGATATATTAACTTTAGCAAACTTCAATGGTTCACCATCAATCACAATTCCTTTTGTAAAAGAAGGAAAACTTGGTATAGGAATTAATATAAATGCAAAACCAAAAGAAGATCTATTATGTTTACAAGCAGCTAAATTACTTGAAGATATAATTGGTATTAAAAACGAAATAGTGGAGGATTAA
- the gatB gene encoding Asp-tRNA(Asn)/Glu-tRNA(Gln) amidotransferase subunit GatB: MRNFEIVIGIENHVELKTKSKMFSSAPVSYGETPNTNVNETDMAYPGSLPTINKKGIELAIRTCNALNMEIDTLVKFDRKNYFYPDLTKGYQITQQYNPIGKNGKLNINVNGLTKEVDIERLHMEEDTAKQIHKDDLTYIDYNRAGTGLVEIVTRPVLRSADEACAYVEKLREVLLFLKVSDVKMNEGSLRTDVNISIRPFGTQEFSNKVEVKNLNSISNIKKAIEFEVERQTKLMLNNEIIIQETRRFDDTTNSTVSMRSKSDALDYKYFREPNIMPIQLKKEWVEDCIKNSPELADIKRIKYVNDYKISINDANIILTSIEMTEFFEETIKFTNNYTKVANILISDIQAQLNNENTTIDKLALLPSHLAEMINLVDQSVISSKHTKTILPIIMKDSSKSVIEIVEELNIKMISDENEIANLVNPIIESNLELLEQYSERPERVTKTIMGQLMKVTGGNVNPEAGMNIIIKLVENKIK; the protein is encoded by the coding sequence ATGAGAAATTTTGAAATAGTTATCGGTATTGAAAATCATGTTGAATTAAAAACTAAATCTAAGATGTTTTCATCTGCTCCAGTAAGTTATGGAGAAACTCCAAATACAAATGTTAATGAAACTGATATGGCTTACCCTGGAAGTTTACCTACAATTAACAAAAAGGGAATTGAATTAGCAATTAGAACTTGTAATGCTTTAAATATGGAAATAGATACTTTAGTTAAATTTGATCGTAAGAATTATTTTTACCCTGATTTAACAAAAGGATACCAAATCACACAACAATATAATCCAATTGGTAAAAACGGAAAGTTAAATATTAATGTTAATGGTCTAACAAAAGAAGTTGATATTGAAAGACTTCACATGGAAGAAGACACAGCAAAACAAATTCATAAAGATGACTTAACATATATTGACTATAATAGAGCTGGAACAGGTTTAGTTGAAATTGTTACAAGACCAGTTTTAAGAAGTGCTGATGAAGCTTGTGCTTATGTAGAGAAATTAAGAGAAGTTTTACTATTTTTAAAAGTAAGTGATGTAAAAATGAATGAAGGTAGTTTAAGAACTGATGTTAACATTTCTATTAGACCTTTTGGAACTCAAGAATTTTCTAATAAAGTAGAAGTTAAAAACCTAAATTCAATTTCAAATATTAAAAAAGCAATTGAATTCGAAGTTGAACGTCAAACAAAATTAATGTTAAATAATGAAATTATTATTCAAGAAACTCGTAGATTTGATGACACAACAAATTCAACAGTTTCAATGCGTAGCAAATCTGATGCTTTAGATTATAAATATTTTAGAGAACCAAATATTATGCCAATTCAATTAAAAAAAGAATGAGTTGAAGATTGTATTAAGAATTCACCTGAGTTAGCTGATATTAAAAGAATTAAATATGTTAATGATTATAAAATATCAATTAATGATGCAAACATCATTTTAACTAGTATTGAAATGACTGAATTTTTTGAAGAAACTATTAAATTTACAAACAACTATACAAAAGTTGCAAATATTTTAATTAGTGACATTCAAGCGCAATTAAATAATGAAAATACAACAATTGATAAATTAGCATTATTGCCATCTCATTTGGCTGAAATGATTAATTTAGTTGATCAATCAGTTATATCATCAAAACATACAAAAACAATTTTGCCAATCATTATGAAAGACTCATCAAAATCAGTTATAGAAATAGTTGAAGAGTTAAACATAAAAATGATTAGTGATGAAAATGAAATAGCTAATTTAGTTAATCCAATTATTGAAAGCAATTTAGAATTGCTTGAACAATATTCTGAAAGACCAGAAAGAGTTACAAAAACAATAATGGGTCAATTAATGAAAGTAACTGGTGGTAATGTAAATCCAGAAGCTGGTATGAATATCATTATTAAATTAGTTGAAAATAAAATAAAGTAA
- a CDS encoding transporter, translating to MKEWAKKNLWSLVSVIAAVAFAVLVIITIFGIGLGAKQGGSVIKYGAVGLEELHKSVNSMISAALALACIAIVPVVIRLILGILGIDAFARLFNSASVGLALISVILLIVGNITLLNADGVKVAVGSIIGFYVVIILGFLVLTGPIVRK from the coding sequence ATGAAAGAATGAGCTAAAAAGAATTTATGATCTTTAGTTTCAGTTATTGCAGCTGTAGCTTTTGCTGTTTTAGTAATTATTACAATCTTTGGGATTGGATTAGGTGCTAAACAAGGCGGATCAGTTATTAAATATGGAGCTGTTGGATTAGAAGAATTACACAAAAGTGTTAACAGTATGATTTCAGCAGCTTTAGCATTAGCATGTATAGCAATAGTTCCTGTAGTTATTAGATTAATCTTAGGAATCTTAGGAATTGATGCTTTTGCTAGATTATTTAACTCAGCTTCAGTTGGGCTTGCACTTATTTCAGTTATTTTATTAATTGTTGGTAACATCACATTATTAAATGCTGACGGAGTAAAAGTTGCTGTTGGATCAATCATAGGTTTCTATGTTGTTATAATCTTAGGTTTCTTAGTTTTAACTGGGCCAATCGTTAGAAAATAA
- a CDS encoding potassium channel family protein, whose product MAKKKSIAIIGVSNFSLSVIKTLVDKKQQVTVFDYDEDKLNLHLSEYEYGVDVIVLDSTNKMALAKNGIKAYDVVIVGVGTNIEAGLMTVLNLIDLECENVIARARDEKHKRILTALGLSENQIILPDALAGNIVAARSMFNIDLDVDVQSIDEDFVSTTLSVANHNIFNKTILAAGLSTSKDFNIIQIRRKGKILLPDDYTELKENDDVVVFARTTVINELAEKIQGGSKDKKENNEELIIFEELENDNNKNNKTSNDKNKDDDLFDSTAADDLFDSIIFDDNINETIDVTNAEKNKKALKNK is encoded by the coding sequence ATGGCAAAGAAAAAAAGTATTGCAATTATTGGAGTATCAAACTTCAGTTTATCAGTAATTAAAACACTTGTTGATAAAAAACAGCAAGTAACAGTTTTTGATTATGATGAGGATAAACTTAACTTGCATTTATCAGAATATGAATATGGTGTTGATGTAATTGTTTTAGATTCAACCAATAAAATGGCATTAGCTAAAAATGGAATTAAGGCTTATGATGTTGTTATTGTTGGGGTTGGAACTAATATTGAAGCAGGGCTAATGACAGTTTTAAACTTAATTGACTTAGAATGTGAAAATGTTATAGCAAGAGCCAGAGATGAAAAACACAAAAGAATACTTACGGCTTTAGGTTTAAGTGAAAACCAAATTATTCTTCCTGATGCTTTAGCTGGAAATATAGTTGCTGCTAGATCAATGTTTAATATTGATTTAGATGTTGACGTTCAATCTATTGATGAAGATTTTGTATCAACAACTTTAAGTGTTGCAAATCACAATATCTTTAATAAAACAATTTTAGCAGCTGGGCTTTCAACTTCAAAAGATTTTAATATTATTCAAATAAGACGTAAGGGTAAAATATTATTACCAGATGATTACACTGAATTAAAAGAAAACGATGATGTTGTGGTTTTTGCAAGAACAACAGTAATTAATGAACTGGCTGAAAAAATTCAAGGTGGTTCTAAAGATAAAAAAGAAAATAATGAAGAACTTATAATCTTTGAAGAACTTGAAAATGACAATAACAAAAATAATAAAACATCTAATGACAAAAATAAAGATGATGATTTATTTGATTCAACAGCTGCTGATGATTTATTTGATTCAATTATTTTTGATGACAATATTAATGAAACAATTGATGTTACAAATGCAGAAAAAAATAAAAAGGCTTTAAAAAATAAATAG
- a CDS encoding TrkH family potassium uptake protein, whose amino-acid sequence MSTNTNKSNKSKWLHFKKNKEQKNKFDPHKAFLKLKTWWPLSKVSGRIFLIYLFIVLFGGFLLCIPGIVVNNDLNGYDFRWDYLTGIFTASSAFSDTGINIIDPSHDYTFWGQLILLILIEMGGIGVLTLKIILFISINKKISLSDTVVAQSERGNDVKSSTIELIKDGFIFLTFIQLIAAGVLFFLFFFSEPATQSLNGTELNVVSPYHNFIKSIWFAIFHSTSAINNAGYDLLSTNSLQPYNIEGHQAYAIQIVFLLEWVIGGLGYPTFHDIKRKMRARRVGQKVKFSLFTKLNFWVYSTLFVVGPLLIFLSEYSNQTNSLIFNYYTYDVDPLTQMPINVIVTEAKPTFVVAMDIIFNTTACRNAGFSTVPINDFNASSKTILSSLMFIGSAPSSTAGGIRTTTFAIILLSTWAIIRNKSYTSAFKKVIPAETVRRSFSVFFISVFILTIVIILIYFDSNGFLTPGIENGVAGELVQNQGDASIVQILTLITSAYGTVGMNPFTQHQMYNFGVLTKLLIILCMFLGQLGISNTLLAFIKPSRKTNFKYLEEDVTIG is encoded by the coding sequence ATGTCTACCAACACAAATAAGTCTAATAAATCTAAATGACTACACTTTAAAAAAAATAAAGAACAAAAAAATAAATTTGATCCCCATAAAGCTTTTTTAAAATTAAAAACTTGATGGCCATTGTCTAAAGTATCAGGAAGAATATTCTTAATTTATTTATTTATAGTTTTATTTGGTGGTTTCTTATTATGCATACCAGGAATTGTTGTCAATAATGATTTAAATGGCTATGATTTCAGATGAGATTATTTAACAGGTATTTTCACAGCATCAAGTGCTTTTAGTGATACTGGTATTAATATTATTGACCCATCACATGACTATACTTTTTGAGGACAATTAATTTTACTTATTCTAATTGAAATGGGTGGGATTGGTGTTTTAACTTTAAAAATTATTTTATTTATTTCTATTAATAAAAAAATATCACTTAGTGATACTGTTGTTGCTCAATCTGAGCGTGGAAATGATGTTAAATCTTCAACAATTGAATTAATCAAAGATGGATTTATATTTTTAACTTTTATTCAATTGATTGCAGCAGGAGTTTTATTCTTTTTATTTTTCTTTTCTGAACCAGCAACTCAATCATTAAATGGAACTGAATTAAATGTTGTATCACCATATCATAACTTTATAAAATCAATCTGATTTGCTATTTTTCACTCAACAAGTGCTATTAATAATGCTGGTTATGATTTACTTTCTACAAATTCATTGCAACCATATAATATTGAAGGGCATCAAGCTTATGCTATTCAAATAGTATTTTTACTTGAATGAGTTATTGGGGGATTAGGATATCCAACATTCCATGATATTAAGAGAAAAATGAGAGCGAGAAGAGTTGGACAAAAAGTAAAATTTAGTTTATTTACAAAATTAAATTTCTGAGTTTACTCAACACTATTTGTTGTTGGACCTTTATTAATTTTTCTTAGTGAATATTCAAATCAAACAAACTCATTAATTTTTAATTACTATACATATGATGTTGATCCGTTAACTCAAATGCCAATTAATGTAATTGTAACTGAAGCAAAACCAACCTTTGTTGTCGCTATGGATATAATATTTAATACAACAGCTTGTAGAAACGCAGGTTTCTCAACAGTACCAATAAATGATTTTAATGCATCATCTAAAACAATACTATCTTCATTAATGTTTATTGGTTCTGCCCCTTCTTCAACCGCAGGGGGTATTAGAACAACAACATTTGCTATCATTTTACTTTCAACATGAGCAATCATTAGAAATAAAAGTTATACAAGTGCTTTTAAAAAAGTAATTCCTGCAGAAACTGTAAGAAGAAGCTTTTCAGTATTCTTTATTTCAGTATTTATTTTAACTATTGTTATTATTTTAATTTATTTTGATTCAAATGGATTCTTAACACCAGGAATTGAAAATGGAGTTGCTGGAGAACTTGTGCAAAATCAAGGCGATGCAAGTATTGTTCAAATTTTAACTTTAATAACTAGTGCATATGGAACGGTAGGAATGAATCCATTTACACAACATCAGATGTATAATTTTGGTGTATTAACTAAATTGTTAATTATTTTATGTATGTTCTTAGGACAATTAGGAATATCAAATACATTATTAGCATTTATTAAACCATCAAGAAAAACAAACTTTAAATATTTAGAAGAAGACGTAACTATAGGGTAG
- a CDS encoding bifunctional 5,10-methylenetetrahydrofolate dehydrogenase/5,10-methenyltetrahydrofolate cyclohydrolase: MIILDGKKVASRRKEELTAKISKYHNKGLRKPKLVVIMVGNDPASEVYVSHKIKVANEVGIYSELLRFDKDIKKEELYNKINELNNDQNIDGILLQLPLPIDFIEEDYLQAITPSKDVDGFHYINQGKMLQGYDTVYPCTPLGIINLLEEYNISVKNKDITLIGTSNIVGKPLGMMLLNNQATITMCNKNTKNIKNHTINADIIISATGKQFIITEDMIKKDAVIIDVGIIRDPVTNKLVGDVDFEKVKLKSSYITPVPGGVGPMTVITLMENTFVLYEKHINKSK, from the coding sequence ATGATTATTTTAGACGGAAAAAAAGTAGCATCAAGAAGAAAAGAAGAGTTAACTGCTAAAATTTCAAAATATCACAATAAAGGGTTAAGAAAACCTAAATTAGTTGTTATTATGGTTGGTAATGATCCTGCTAGTGAAGTTTATGTTTCTCATAAAATTAAAGTAGCTAATGAAGTTGGGATTTATTCAGAGCTTTTAAGATTTGATAAAGATATTAAAAAAGAAGAGTTGTACAATAAAATAAATGAATTAAATAATGATCAAAATATAGATGGTATTTTACTTCAATTACCATTACCTATTGATTTTATTGAAGAAGATTATTTACAAGCAATCACTCCATCAAAAGATGTTGATGGGTTCCACTATATTAACCAAGGTAAAATGTTGCAAGGTTATGATACAGTTTATCCGTGTACACCTTTAGGAATAATTAACTTATTAGAAGAATACAATATAAGTGTTAAGAATAAAGACATAACTTTAATTGGAACAAGTAATATAGTTGGTAAACCTTTAGGCATGATGTTATTGAATAATCAAGCAACTATAACAATGTGTAATAAAAATACTAAAAATATTAAAAATCATACAATTAATGCAGATATTATTATTAGTGCTACAGGAAAACAATTTATTATTACTGAAGATATGATAAAAAAAGATGCAGTAATTATTGATGTTGGAATCATCAGAGATCCAGTTACAAATAAACTTGTTGGTGATGTTGATTTTGAAAAAGTTAAACTAAAATCTAGTTATATAACTCCTGTTCCAGGTGGTGTTGGTCCAATGACTGTTATTACATTAATGGAAAATACATTTGTGCTATATGAAAAACATATTAATAAATCAAAATAA
- a CDS encoding ATP-binding cassette domain-containing protein codes for MGKVYKTNKIGILFFTILSFISALGLVFSGYVISFIVNTAVDVINGEAEKTSRLFILIIICAISFSICIIFGYFQKQVKNKIIKDFNLLLRQRISNKIINLDLNDLNSKNNGDFISWYTNDINQIEAKNFENTFDFIDTFLTAILSIIAIFILNWIVGLATIFALLLLMIIPSLLQKSMVKTINKVSTKQEEFSAKVENTISGYKELLYNNKTELFKKMIDEKSLDLENYKQKNKTLENLQMTGINFISIFCQIGLLLLTVILATYKLGSIGMVFAVPQLAGNFLVNARTALGSLFGTLGSRELFSKFDYDHKNFKDLKLENFKSLIVKDLELKINDVTLYKGLNIEINKGDKYLIHGRSGVGKSTLIKILFGTLNGYSGEILWNNKINFNTIESNALWDKIYYVQQDTTIFDASFKENITLFDDKISDSQIQKVISLVNLNELVLKNNNSLTFSCKELSKGEIQRISVARALLSNKKIIFLDEPTASLDKQNAELIEELILKNPDLTVLFISHTSNIKNKLFNGTIHIK; via the coding sequence ATGGGAAAGGTTTATAAAACAAACAAAATAGGTATTTTATTTTTTACAATATTATCTTTTATATCGGCTTTGGGTTTAGTTTTCAGTGGTTATGTTATAAGTTTTATTGTAAACACTGCAGTTGATGTTATTAATGGAGAAGCTGAAAAAACAAGCAGATTATTTATTTTAATTATAATTTGTGCAATATCATTCTCAATATGTATAATTTTTGGTTATTTTCAAAAACAAGTCAAAAATAAAATAATTAAAGATTTTAATTTACTTTTAAGACAAAGAATTTCAAATAAAATAATTAATTTAGATTTAAACGATTTAAATAGCAAAAATAATGGAGATTTTATCAGTTGATATACAAATGATATAAATCAAATAGAAGCTAAAAATTTTGAAAACACATTTGATTTTATTGATACATTTTTAACAGCAATTTTGTCAATTATAGCAATTTTTATTTTAAATTGAATAGTTGGTTTAGCTACAATATTTGCATTGTTACTTTTAATGATAATTCCTAGTTTATTACAAAAATCAATGGTTAAAACTATTAATAAAGTTTCTACAAAACAAGAAGAATTCTCAGCTAAAGTTGAAAATACAATATCTGGATATAAAGAACTTCTTTATAACAATAAAACTGAACTTTTTAAAAAAATGATTGATGAAAAAAGTTTGGATTTAGAAAATTATAAGCAAAAAAATAAAACATTAGAAAATTTGCAAATGACAGGAATAAATTTTATAAGTATTTTTTGTCAAATTGGATTGTTGTTACTAACTGTTATTTTAGCAACTTATAAATTAGGAAGTATAGGTATGGTTTTTGCAGTCCCTCAATTAGCAGGTAACTTTTTAGTAAATGCAAGAACAGCATTAGGTTCATTATTTGGTACTTTAGGAAGTAGAGAATTATTTTCAAAGTTTGATTATGATCATAAAAATTTTAAAGATTTAAAATTGGAAAACTTCAAATCACTAATAGTTAAAGATTTAGAACTAAAAATAAATGATGTGACTTTATATAAAGGATTGAATATAGAAATCAATAAAGGTGATAAATATTTGATTCATGGTAGAAGTGGAGTTGGTAAAAGTACGCTTATAAAAATTCTTTTCGGAACTTTAAATGGCTATAGCGGTGAAATACTTTGAAATAATAAGATCAATTTTAACACTATAGAAAGTAATGCACTTTGAGATAAAATTTATTATGTTCAACAAGATACAACTATCTTTGATGCGTCTTTTAAAGAAAATATTACATTGTTTGATGATAAAATATCTGACAGTCAAATCCAAAAAGTTATAAGTCTTGTAAATCTAAATGAACTAGTTTTAAAAAATAATAATTCTTTAACGTTTAGTTGTAAAGAACTCTCAAAAGGTGAAATACAAAGAATTTCGGTTGCTAGAGCTTTATTATCAAATAAAAAAATTATTTTTTTAGATGAGCCAACAGCAAGCTTAGATAAACAAAATGCAGAGCTAATAGAAGAACTTATTTTAAAAAATCCCGATTTAACAGTTTTATTTATTTCTCATACGTCAAATATAAAAAATAAATTATTTAATGGGACAATTCATATAAAATAA
- a CDS encoding HAD-IIB family hydrolase has protein sequence MKKIIAFSDCDGTLLFDDYKFSDYTINTVKNIYENGSYLIPVTARTLKNLKNIAKQLKIDELGGIIAGNNGAQIFDFKTGKYILNKTVDKNIINEVFDLYYTEADEEKECKVNFASEEIVYSFGESENTKKWAEIMEQQFKVISKSNEILEDIVSISIITKKGTDLDTYLHHFNKIKSKYGNDYRIDNYHNRVISIAPKDIDKGYAVEIINKYLNNTGQYETYGFGDSYNDFPLIAAVDYGIAMKNALDELKETAYDITEYPNYQDGVARYINDKIFKK, from the coding sequence ATGAAAAAAATTATAGCATTTAGTGATTGTGATGGAACTTTATTATTTGATGACTACAAGTTTTCTGATTACACAATTAACACAGTAAAAAATATTTATGAGAACGGAAGTTATTTAATACCAGTTACAGCTAGAACTTTGAAAAATTTAAAAAACATAGCAAAACAATTAAAAATTGATGAGCTTGGGGGTATTATTGCTGGTAATAATGGAGCTCAAATTTTTGATTTTAAAACAGGAAAATATATACTAAATAAAACAGTAGACAAAAACATTATTAATGAAGTATTTGATTTATATTACACAGAAGCTGATGAAGAAAAAGAATGCAAAGTTAATTTTGCTTCTGAAGAAATTGTATATTCATTTGGTGAATCAGAAAACACCAAAAAATGAGCAGAAATTATGGAACAACAATTTAAAGTTATTTCAAAATCAAATGAAATTCTAGAAGATATTGTAAGTATTTCTATAATAACTAAAAAAGGAACAGATTTAGATACTTATTTACATCATTTTAATAAAATAAAATCAAAATATGGAAATGACTACAGAATTGATAATTACCATAACAGAGTAATAAGCATTGCTCCAAAAGATATTGATAAAGGATATGCTGTTGAAATAATTAATAAATATTTAAACAATACAGGTCAATATGAAACTTATGGTTTTGGAGATAGTTACAATGATTTTCCTTTAATAGCAGCAGTTGATTATGGGATAGCTATGAAAAATGCATTAGATGAATTAAAAGAAACAGCTTATGATATTACTGAATACCCAAATTATCAAGATGGTGTAGCAAGATACATTAATGACAAAATTTTTAAAAAATAA
- a CDS encoding GMP reductase produces MYAFDYEDIQLIPNMCVVNSRSECNTSVTLGKHTFKMPVVPANMATVINEELSIMLAEKNYFYVMHRFDFDAVSFIKKMKEKKLISSISVGVKEQDFKMINELTELNLIPDYITIDIAHGHANSVKEMIEHIRTKMGDQTFIIAGNVATPQAVRDLEHWGADATKVGVGPGKVCITKLKTGFGTGGWQLGAIKWCSKAATKPIIADGGLRVNGDIAKSIRFGATMCMIGSLFAAHEESPGKNVTVDNVLFKEYYGSASEYNKGEKRYVEGKKELIKVRGKLMDTYKEMEEDLQSSISYAGGKTLKAIKKVDYVILKTSNF; encoded by the coding sequence ATGTACGCTTTTGATTATGAAGATATTCAACTTATACCAAACATGTGTGTTGTAAATTCAAGGAGTGAATGTAACACTTCTGTAACACTAGGGAAACATACTTTTAAAATGCCTGTTGTTCCCGCAAATATGGCAACAGTTATAAATGAAGAATTGTCTATTATGTTAGCAGAAAAAAACTATTTTTATGTAATGCATAGATTTGATTTTGATGCTGTTTCATTTATAAAAAAAATGAAAGAAAAGAAATTAATATCATCAATTAGTGTTGGTGTTAAAGAACAAGATTTTAAAATGATTAATGAATTAACTGAATTAAACTTAATACCAGATTATATAACTATTGATATTGCTCATGGACATGCAAATAGTGTAAAAGAAATGATTGAACACATTAGAACTAAAATGGGAGATCAAACTTTTATTATTGCTGGTAATGTTGCAACTCCACAAGCAGTAAGAGATTTAGAACATTGAGGAGCAGATGCAACAAAAGTTGGTGTAGGTCCAGGTAAAGTTTGCATCACTAAATTAAAAACAGGTTTTGGAACAGGTGGATGACAACTTGGAGCAATTAAATGATGTAGTAAAGCTGCAACAAAGCCAATCATTGCAGACGGTGGTTTAAGAGTTAATGGTGATATTGCTAAATCAATTAGATTTGGAGCAACAATGTGCATGATAGGAAGTTTATTTGCGGCTCATGAAGAATCACCAGGAAAAAATGTAACAGTTGATAATGTTTTATTTAAAGAGTATTATGGAAGTGCAAGTGAATATAACAAAGGTGAAAAAAGATACGTAGAAGGGAAAAAGGAACTTATTAAAGTACGTGGAAAATTAATGGACACTTACAAAGAAATGGAAGAAGATTTACAATCATCTATTTCATATGCAGGTGGTAAAACATTAAAAGCTATTAAAAAAGTAGACTACGTAATTTTAAAAACAAGTAACTTTTAA